DNA from Massilia antarctica:
TGCCGGTCAACGACACCTATTCATCCGAGGAATTCGGCTACCTCGCCATCCGCTGTCCGCATAGCGGCCACTATCATGTGCAGTCCGAAAACGTCCTGCTCGAAGTGCTGGACGACGACGACAAGGCATGCGCGCCGGGCGTCTGCGGAAGGGTGGTGGTGACCGGCTTGTTGAATTTTGCGATGCCGCTGATCCGTTACGAGTTGGGCGACATGGCCGAAGCCGGCCCGCCCTGCCCCTGCGGGCGCGGCCTGCCCGTGCTGACCCGCATCCTCGGGCGGACCCGCAACATGCTGGTCACGGCCGACGCAAAACGCTACTGGCCCACCTTCGGCTTTCGCGACAGCGCGGCGGGCGTTGCCAGCGGCGGCCCGCGCATCGTCCAGCGCCAGGTGGTGCAGACCGCGCTCGACCACGTGCAGATCCGCTATGTCAGCGCCGGCGCGCTCTCGCCCGCGGAAGAAAGCCAGCTGACCGCCCAGGTGGCGCGGCGCTTGCCGCCCGGCGTGGGCGTGAGCGCGCAGCGGGTGGCCGACATCGCGCGCAGTGCCAACGGCAAGTTCGAGGAGTTTGTGTCGGCCATCGCGGCGTCGCCGGAAACGCCGTGACGGCGTTCAAGCGGCCCGCCATCCCTGCAACATCCATTTGACGTAGCGGCTTTCCGGCGTGGCGGGCCGGTGCCCGGCCATGTCCTGCGCCGACAGCGGCTCGCAGCGCACGCCGCTCAAGCCGGCGGCGCGTGCACTGTCAAGCAACTCGTCCTCGGAGGCGACCGCATGGGTAATCTTGGCCGCGCAGAACGCGCGCACGATCCCGTCGAGTTCATGCTCCGTCAGCATCGGCAGGCGCGCGGCCGTGCGCTGGGCGGCCAGGCTGGCACCGACCATGCTGTCCACCTGCTCGGGCGAGTACGCCAGCAGCGGCGCGCCATGCTGCGCGCGCACGCTCTGGTACAGCAGCAGGCTGCCCGCCACCTCCAGCCGCGCCGCCAGGCTGCCAACCAGGGCGGCGCGCGCAGCCGGCGCGATAAAACTGAGCAGGGAATGACTCAGCACCAGGTCGACCCGGCGCTCGGCCGGATCGGGCGGCACGCCCAGATCGCACACGTCCAGCGCCACCGCAAAGCCCATCGCGCCGGCGTACTGCCGGCACAGCGCCAGCGGCACCGGGGAGCGGTCGGCGACGCGCACGTCCAGCGCCGCGATGTCCGCGCCGAAGGCTTCGTGCAGCACCGACAGCAGGCCGCAATCGGCGCTGCCGGCGATGTAGACCGACCCGATGGGTCGTTCGCGCGCCAGGGCCCGCACATGGCGCACGATGTGCGCGCGCTCGCTATCGAGGCCACTGATGACGCCTAACAGTTGCAACACCACCCAGCCGGTATGGTAGGCCGATTGCATCGGCAACAGGGCCGGCAAGGCGTCCAGCAGCAGCTGGCGCCGCGCCGCATGGTCGTAGTGCGCCACCGTCACCGCGCGCGTGCCCGTTCGGCCGACAGGTCGGCTGAAGCGAGTGCGTAACGCGCGACCGCCTCGTCGTTCAAGGTGACCCCGAAGCCAGGACCGGGCGGCAAGCGCGCCTGGCCATCCTGGATGTCGATGGTTTCATTGATGATGTCGCCGACGAAGCGTTCGAGCGCGGAACCGTAGCCGACGAACTCGCCCACGGCCGGATGGGCGGCGGCAAAGTGCAGCAGGGCCGCAGTGCCCACGCCC
Protein-coding regions in this window:
- a CDS encoding class I SAM-dependent methyltransferase, translating into MTVAHYDHAARRQLLLDALPALLPMQSAYHTGWVVLQLLGVISGLDSERAHIVRHVRALARERPIGSVYIAGSADCGLLSVLHEAFGADIAALDVRVADRSPVPLALCRQYAGAMGFAVALDVCDLGVPPDPAERRVDLVLSHSLLSFIAPAARAALVGSLAARLEVAGSLLLYQSVRAQHGAPLLAYSPEQVDSMVGASLAAQRTAARLPMLTEHELDGIVRAFCAAKITHAVASEDELLDSARAAGLSGVRCEPLSAQDMAGHRPATPESRYVKWMLQGWRAA